TTTGGAAGGGGATTTTGGTTTGGAAATTGTCTGGGTTGATTGTGATAATTTCGATTTTAGGATGGCCAATCGATGATTGTGAACGGGATGAAGTCGGTGCTGGCGCTGCCGGCTGGCAATTCCCGCGATCTTTACGCCACGCATCCGTCGTTTGTGCGCATTATGGACGCGCAAGCCAACAAGATTCTGCACACGATTTCGGACGTGCTGAAAATGCACGACGTGAAGGGGAATTTCGTGGCACGGGATCGAGAGGAGAGGTTCGAGTTGCTGCAGGAGTTTAACGATACGATACTGGAGCGGATCAACTCCAACTTGGATGAGATTGCGGGGATTAAGAAGAAGCACGAAACCGTGCTGCTGCACAGCGAGATTCAGCTTCCGGTTACGCCGCGGCAGAAGGTTAGCGGGTCTTGGAATGAGAGTAGTAACAGTGGGAAGTCACCGGTGGTGCGAGCGACTCTGGTCACGGGAACGAATATTGTGAGGCCGCAAATTAACTTTAAGGTTCCCGTTGATAACTCGGCGCTGAATCCGTTTGTGCCGAAGATTAAGGATAAACCAAATTCGATGAAGCCGTTGGCGGTCTTGCCGGAGTATGACGAAGCGGGTAACATTGTGAGCTACCTGCATCCGTACGAGTTTGAGCTGGACCGGTTTGAGCCGTCGAAGAAAGCGTTGAAGTCTCTCGAGCCCCAAGAACCGTTGGATCTTGAAAGTACGCCGTTGGATTTCATAGACAAGGAAGATCAGGTTGGGCCCTTGTTGGAAGAGCTGAAACAAGCCAAGGAGCTCGCCATCGATTTGGAACATCACTCGTATCGCACCTTCCAGGGATTTACGTGCTTGATGCAGATCTCCACCCGGACTAAGGACTACATCATTGATACGCTCGCCCTGCGCGAAGAGTTGCACGTGCTGAACGAGGTGTTTACCGATACGAAGGTCGTCAAGGTTCTTCACGGCTCGATCAGCGATATTGAGTGGCTGCAGCGTGACTTGGCCCTTTACATTGTGAACATGTTCGATACCGGAGAGGCGGCGAAGGTGCTGGAGTTCTCCCGGATAGGATTGCAGTTTCTGTTGAAGCACTATTGCAACATTGAAACGGACAAGGCGTACCAGCTGGCCGATTGGCGAATCCGTCCAATCCCGAAGAACTTTATCGAGTACGCCCGCAAGGACACCCACTATCTGCTCTACATTTACGATCGTATGCGGAACGAACTCATCGAGAAGGGGGCCAGTTTCCTGCAAACCGTGTACAACAAGTCCACCTTCCTGTGCAAGCATCGTTACGAGAAACCGGTCATCAACGAGGACTCCATCATGAACATTTACCACCGGTCCAAGCACGTGTTTGACCAGCGCCAGATGTACGCCTTCCGGGAGATCCTCTACTGGAGAGACAAAACCGCACGCCTAGAGGACGAATCCGCCGGCTACGTCCTTCCCCAGCACATGGCCCTGGACATTGCTTCCAAGCTGCCCCGTGAAATGCAGGGCATCATCGCTTGCTGCACGCCGGTTCCGTCCCTCGTCCGGCAGCATCTGCACACGTTGCACGCGATAATCCTGAAGGCCCGGGAAATCCCCCTGAACAAGTCCGTCCCGCAAGGCATCGTGCAGCAAAAGGACACGCGACACAAGATTCAGTCCACCTTTGATATCAACAATCCGCTGTTTTGTCCGCACGACAACAGCCAGGGCCAGGGCCATCTGGAGACGAACTTGCCCACGTTGCTGGACTCGCGCAGCAAGATTGGCGTGTGCGAGACCGTCGTGAAGAAGCTGCTGAAGGAGTGCCCCGATGCGAATGTTTTCGGTCAATCGAAGACGGTACGGGTTATGCGTATTTTTGTTGAGTACTATCACGAACGTCTCCTTTTATTTCAGAGAACACTCGACGAAAAGGGTAGATCCGCCGTTGAGGACAGTTCAGCTGATGAAAGTAGAATGATAAAGTTCATTGAAATGCAGTATCAGAAGAAGGTACATTTTCAAGCAATGAAACACCTCTTTTAAAACAATTCtaactcatttttattttcccagGAATCCGACGGCAACGTTAGTTTGAACGCCTCGTTGCATTTGTCATACCGGGATCGCAAGTTCAACACCCCATTCGAGCGTCACCTCGAAACGTACCGCAACCGAGCCGCGGACGAACCCGAACCGGAACAGCAGCAAGAACCGCCCGTTGTCAAACAGGAAGCGAGCGCCGCACCCGTCAAACCCGAACCCGACTCCGAAGAGGCCAAGCAACCCTCGTCGGTTCCGTTGAAGACCCTAAAACGGAAAGAGGACAGCGAGGCTAGAAAGCTCAGCAAGACGGAAACGGGCGAAAAGATTTGCTTCAACAGCTACGAACCGCCGCGCAAGAAGGAAAAGTCCGACCGACTGTCCAAGGGAGAATATCCGCTGCAGATTAAACCGCTCGTGACGACGGCGAAAAAAGACAACGAAGATCAGGATGACGACGAGGAGGACAATCCTGCTGCTGCGAATCCTAACGATAGTCTGGTGCACggcaagaaaaacaaaaaccggaaaaagttcaaaaaaggacGAGCGGCCAACAAGGAGTTCCGGCAGAGTTCGAACCAACCGGTTGCGTCGTTCGACTATGGCAAGGTTGACTACTCGCGATTCCAGGGTGGATCGAAGCCGCTGCCACAGAAAGGAAAGGGCGGTAGATTCGTCCAGGGTAAAGCTGGTCAGCAGCAAGGTGACGCGAGCAAGGCAGACGGCGGGGAATGTAGTTCGAACGGGTTGAAGAAAAATCTGCATCCCAACAGTCGCATCGCGAAGGGCATCAAAAGCAACCAGAAGCTCTTCAACTTTGGTGGGAACAATCAGAAGAGAAAATAGTTAGGTTCATCCTCAGGATCATTTGGTATTCTTTTGTGTAAAAAAgaagatttaaaataaatttaccaATTTAGAATGATTTATTAAACAAAGAAGTGATAGCTAAATAATACTCACAGTTCCTGGCTGGACTCCAAACTGCTATAAAGCAGGTAAATCTTCTTGCTCATTTCCGGTCCAATTCGCCGAATCGACGTCGTTACGGGTCCACCCGCTCGTCGAATGGGAATGTCCGCCAGCAGGTTGGGACCATCGGCTGCGAACCGAAACCCGTCTATCAGCTGACTCAGGCTCGGATAAACGCTGATGATGGCTTCAGCAACTTCCAGCGAAACCGAAGGAATCTTAACCAGCTGATTCTGGTACAACTGATGCAGTCCGGCACTCCCTTCAACTCGCACGCAACCCTTCTTTTCATTGCCCAAATAAAGCTGCTCCTGGCAATACTTATCGTACTGCTGCTGCTTGTACGGCAACTCTGCCAAACTTTTCCCCAACTGGGCAACGAAATTCCCAACCTCCTCAGCCGTATCCAGCAGCTGATACGAGCACTTGCTAAACAGCTGTACCTCCGTCAGAGCCGTTTCCGTTTCCTTGCGCCCGACGCAGTTCCTGTTGCTGCGACAGTAGTTGACCAGCCCGAAAACAAGCAACGAAACCACCGTGCCCGGGTACAGGGTCGTCAACCGATCTACGATCGACCGTAGAGTGCCCTCCTTCACGTGCAGCACCAGTTCCTGGCCCGTCATCAAATGAACGATAAATTTTAACGGGGTAGTTTTGGCGGTAACGGCGCCCTGCACGGTGAGGGTTTGCGCGTTGGCGCGGTAAAATGTGACCACGCGGGGAAACTGTTGCCGTTTGATTTCGTACTTGAGGCTCAACTCGTTCAGCTTAGAAAGAACTTCGGAGCCATGCTCGCCTTGTAGGAAGTCGGGATCGATAACGACGTGCATGAactgaaattacattttcagttgaaaattcataatattttaaTGATTCTAAACATTCAACTAAAGAATACAATTTATTCCAAATAACCTTGTTGCACATCCCTGGCTTCATATTTCTCTGCTGCTCGTTAAAATGAAGCTGTTGCATACGTTCGCTAACATTTTCACAACTTTTACCTTGTTTTGCTGACATTTTTGGGGAAAAATATCGTCtaactatttaaattttataatgtgCAACCGGACCTGAAACGGAACTTTATTTACCAACAAAACTGGCATggatgccagattatttttattacccGTTTATTGCGTTTACCCAAACTCATAAAAAATAGGTTCTGCCACATAATTACGGCTAAGCGTGTATGATTGACAGTTGTGATGGTTGTGATATAAAAACCAAGATAAAAACGGGTGAAATCCATGGGTTCACCCGTGGGTACATCGGTTAGAACCGTTGTTCAAAAATTAAGTGTGCGATCTCCCTCGAGTGCAAAAAAGGGTCCAAAAAATTTCCGAAGCATGGTTTCTCGCAAACTAT
This window of the Culex pipiens pallens isolate TS unplaced genomic scaffold, TS_CPP_V2 Cpp_Un0092, whole genome shotgun sequence genome carries:
- the LOC120428992 gene encoding exosome component 10, which gives rise to MKIKPHTKPGTPAKPPTTPAGTSKRPPAAIDSSPVKKYSDDGQSMIVNGMKSVLALPAGNSRDLYATHPSFVRIMDAQANKILHTISDVLKMHDVKGNFVARDREERFELLQEFNDTILERINSNLDEIAGIKKKHETVLLHSEIQLPVTPRQKVSGSWNESSNSGKSPVVRATLVTGTNIVRPQINFKVPVDNSALNPFVPKIKDKPNSMKPLAVLPEYDEAGNIVSYLHPYEFELDRFEPSKKALKSLEPQEPLDLESTPLDFIDKEDQVGPLLEELKQAKELAIDLEHHSYRTFQGFTCLMQISTRTKDYIIDTLALREELHVLNEVFTDTKVVKVLHGSISDIEWLQRDLALYIVNMFDTGEAAKVLEFSRIGLQFLLKHYCNIETDKAYQLADWRIRPIPKNFIEYARKDTHYLLYIYDRMRNELIEKGASFLQTVYNKSTFLCKHRYEKPVINEDSIMNIYHRSKHVFDQRQMYAFREILYWRDKTARLEDESAGYVLPQHMALDIASKLPREMQGIIACCTPVPSLVRQHLHTLHAIILKAREIPLNKSVPQGIVQQKDTRHKIQSTFDINNPLFCPHDNSQGQGHLETNLPTLLDSRSKIGVCETVVKKLLKECPDANVFGQSKTRTLDEKGRSAVEDSSADESRMIKFIEMQYQKKESDGNVSLNASLHLSYRDRKFNTPFERHLETYRNRAADEPEPEQQQEPPVVKQEASAAPVKPEPDSEEAKQPSSVPLKTLKRKEDSEARKLSKTETGEKICFNSYEPPRKKEKSDRLSKGEYPLQIKPLVTTAKKDNEDQDDDEEDNPAAANPNDSLVHGKKNKNRKKFKKGRAANKEFRQSSNQPVASFDYGKVDYSRFQGGSKPLPQKGKGGRFVQGKAGQQQGDASKADGGECSSNGLKKNLHPNSRIAKGIKSNQKLFNFGGNNQKRK
- the LOC120428994 gene encoding crossover junction endonuclease EME1 isoform X2, whose translation is MHVVIDPDFLQGEHGSEVLSKLNELSLKYEIKRQQFPRVVTFYRANAQTLTVQGAVTAKTTPLKFIVHLMTGQELVLHVKEGTLRSIVDRLTTLYPGTVVSLLVFGLVNYCRSNRNCVGRKETETALTEVQLFSKCSYQLLDTAEEVGNFVAQLGKSLAELPYKQQQYDKYCQEQLYLGNEKKGCVRVEGSAGLHQLYQNQLVKIPSVSLEVAEAIISVYPSLSQLIDGFRFAADGPNLLADIPIRRAGGPVTTSIRRIGPEMSKKIYLLYSSLESSQEL
- the LOC120428994 gene encoding crossover junction endonuclease EME1 isoform X1: MSAKQGKSCENVSERMQQLHFNEQQRNMKPGMCNKFMHVVIDPDFLQGEHGSEVLSKLNELSLKYEIKRQQFPRVVTFYRANAQTLTVQGAVTAKTTPLKFIVHLMTGQELVLHVKEGTLRSIVDRLTTLYPGTVVSLLVFGLVNYCRSNRNCVGRKETETALTEVQLFSKCSYQLLDTAEEVGNFVAQLGKSLAELPYKQQQYDKYCQEQLYLGNEKKGCVRVEGSAGLHQLYQNQLVKIPSVSLEVAEAIISVYPSLSQLIDGFRFAADGPNLLADIPIRRAGGPVTTSIRRIGPEMSKKIYLLYSSLESSQEL